In the genome of Actinomadura luzonensis, the window AGACCCCGCCCGAGGCCGCCGGGCCGCCCCCCGCCCCCGCCGGCGACGAGCCCACCCTGGAGCGTCCCTGATGACCCGCCGCCTCGTGATCACCGCCGACGACCTCGGGCGCGAACCCGGCTCGACCGACGTCATCCTCGCGCTGCTCGCCGAGGGGAACGTCAGCGCGACGACGCTCATCTGCGTCTCGCCGGACGCCGGCCGGGCCGCCGCGCGCGCACGGGAGCTCGGCGTGCTCCCGCGCCTGCACGTGACGCTGACCAGCGAGCGCGACGTCCCGCGCTGGCGGCCGCTCGGCGGCCCGGCGAGCCTCGCCGACCCGGACGGGACGCTCAGCGACGACCCGTGGGTCCTCGGCGCGCGCGGCGAGGCCGGGGACGTCATCGCCGAGGCCGGCGCGCAACTGCGCTGGATGCGCGAGAGGGGACTCGCGCCCGTCGCGGCCGACTCCCACGCCGGCACCCTCTACGGCCTGCACGGCAGGTCCTGGCTCGGCGGGACGCTGGCCTGGTGCGCCCGCCACGGCCTGGCCTTCCGGCTGCCCCGCGACCCCGAGCCGTACTTCGGCGGGCCGCTGCCGCCGGAACTGGCCGCGGCCCACGCGGCCGCCGTCGCGCAGGCCGACGCGCTCGGCGTGGCCATCCCGCGGACCATCGCCACGAACCGCCGCACGGCCCACGACCTCGGCTCCTACGAGCGGCTGCGCGACGACTACCTGCGCCGCCTCGCGGCCCTGCCCGAGGGCACGAGCGAGCTGTTCCTGCACCCGTCGCGCGAGGACGCGGTCGCCGGGCCGGACGGCGTCGTGCGGAGCTGGGAGACGCGGCTCCTCCGCGACCCGGTCTGGCACCGGGCGCTGGAGAAGGAGGAGATCGAGGTCGTCCCCGGCTGGTGGCCCTGACCCCGGCCCCCTGAACACGGAGATCCGGCCGCCGCGACGTGTGCTCGTCGTCGCGGCGGCCGGATCGCGCTTCGCGGTGGTTACCGGCCGGAGGTCAGTTCCAGCCGCCCGGCCACTTGCCCGGCCACCACCAGTTGCCGTTGTCCTGGTCGTCGTCGTGATCGTAGTCGTGGTCGTCGTCGTGGTCGTAGTCGTGCTCCGGCGGGGTCACGTGCTTGACCGGCTCCGGCTTGGGCTCCTCGTGCTTGACGCTCTCGTGCTTGTGACGGCGCTTCTCGTTGCGCGACTGGTTGTCGTTGTCGACGATGACGTCGATGTACGGCGGCTGCCAGCGCGGGCTGCGCAGGACCGGCTTCTCCCTCGGGACGTACCTCGGCTTGCTGACGTGGTGGACGGGCGCCGGCTCCGGCGGCCCCCCGGCCTGGACGGCGGGGATGCCCACGCTCGCGCAGGCCACCCCCAGGCCCACTGCCGGAAGGAACATGACGCCGGTGACGGCGCCGGTCAGGGCCAGGGCCGCGAAGCGCGCACGGCGCGGCGTCCGCGACTGCCGCATGTTGATGTTCACGTGCTCTCGTTTCCGTTCATGGTGTGTCGGCTCAGACGGAAGCAGGCGTACCCATGACGGTGTTCTCATTTATCTCTCTAAACCCAAACGACCCATCAAAACCACAGATCTCGCTGGATAACAGGACGCGGTGGGTCCCTTCCCGCATGCTCCCCAAGCGTCACCTGTTTGACAGGTGACGGCTGCGCCTGCCAGGATCGTCACCAGTTGAACCGGTGACGCAGGAGGCGCGCCGGTCGTACGAAGGGATGGGCCATGGCAGTCACCTACACCGGGGTCGTCACCGTGACCGGCGAGGGCCGCAACGGCGGCCGCGCCGCCGCCGACGACGGCCTCCTCGACACCACGCTCGCCATCCCGAAGGAGTTCGGCGGCGCCGGCGGCGCCACCAACCCCGAGCAGCTCCTCGCCGCGGGCTGGGGCGCCTGCTTCCTCGGCGCGGTCAGGAGGGCCGCGGCCGAACGCGGGGTCCGGCTCACCAGCACCGCCGTCACCGTCGAGGTGACCCTTACGCACGGCGACGACGGCGAGTTCGGCCTCGGCGCGGTGCTCAACCTGGAGCTGGGCGGCGTCGACGAGCGAACCGCCGCCGAGCTCGGCGAGGCCGCGCACCGCATCTGCCCCTACTCCAAGGCCACGCGCGGCAACATCCCCGTCACCGTCAGGGCGAGCGCCGCCTGACCCCGTCCCGGCATCCAGGAGGTGACGTCGATGACCGACCGCCACGACCCGGCGCGCGGCGGGCCGCCCCTCGCGCGCCGGGTGCTCCTCGCGACCCTCGGCGCGGGCGCCGCCGCCCTCGCCGCGGCCCCCGTCCTGCGCGGCGGCTGGGAGAGCGCGGTCGCGGCGATCTCCCGCAACGACCCCACCGGCCTCAGCGGGCTGCTGCCCGGGCCGGGCGGCTTCCGCTACTTCAGCGTCGCGGGCTCCGTGCCGGAGCGCACCGCGGCCGACTACCGGCTGGAGATCGGCGGCCTGGTCGAACGCCCGCGCGCGTACACGCTGGCCGACCTGCGGGCGCTGCCCCAGACGCGGGTCGTCGGCGACGTGACCTGCACCGACGGCTGGCAGGTGCCGGGCGCGGCCTTCTCGGGAGTGCTGCTGTCGCACCTGCTCGACCGGGCCGGGGTGCGGGCCCAGGGCGGGGCGGTCCGCTTCACCTGCTTCGACGGCGTCTACAGCGAGAGCCTGACGCTCGACCAGGCCCGCCGCCCCGACGTGCTGGTGGCCCTCGACCTGATGGACGCGCCGCTCGGCCACGACCGCGGCGGCCCGGTCCGGCTCTACGTCGCGCCGATGTACTTCTACAAGTCGGCCAAGTGGCTGTCCGGCATCACCGTCACCGAGCAGGTCGTGCCGGGTTACTGGGAGGAGTACGGCTATGACGTCGACGGCTGGCTCGACCGGCGCGCCTGAGCCGCTGCTGCGGCGCTTCACCCGCGCCGAGCGCCTGGTCCACCGGGCCACCGCCGGGCTCATGCTGCTGTGCGGGGCGTCGGCGGCCTGCCTGTACGTCACGCCGCTGGCCGAGCTGGTCGGCCGCCGCCACCTGGTGATGGTCGCGCACCAGTGGTCGGGGCTGCTGCTGCCCGTGCCGCTTCTGCTGGGGCTGGCCTCCCGCGCCCTGCGCGCCGATCTGGGCCGGCTGAACCGGCTGGCGCCGTACGACCGGGAGTGGCTGCGCGGGCTGCGAGGGGGCGGGCGGGGGCCGCGTCCGGCGGGGAAGTTCAACGCCGGGCAGAAGATCTGGGCGGGCTGGATCGCCGGGGCCGTGCCGGTGATGGCGGGCACCGGCCTGCTGATGTGGTTCGGCGGGCTCCTGCCGTGGATACCGCGCCGCGACGCGATCCTCGTGCACGACCTGACGGCCCTGGCGATCGCGGTCGTCGTGGCCGGGCACGTCCGGCTGGCGCTGCGCGATCCGGGGGCGCGGCGCGGGATGCGCACGGGGTGGGTGACGCGGCGGTGGGCGCGGCGGCACCACCCGCGCTGGGCGGATCCACCTGTGACAGACCCGACCGCGACAGACCCGACCGCGACGGAACCGACCGCGACGGAGCCGACCGCGACGGGGCCGGACGGCCGCGCCGGGCCGTGATTGCGCGCGGTGGCGTCACCTGTCAAACTGGTGACGTGAAGCATGTCTTCCTGTGCGGCAACCCCGCGCTCGACCTCGCCTGCACGCTCCGCGCGCGGCGCACCGAGCGCGTCGAGACGCTCGACGCCCCCGGCCGGCTCGACGCCTGGTACGTGGAGTCGGCCGTCGCCGACACCCTCACCCCCTGCGGGGAGGCGGACCTCGCCCAGGCGGTGGCGGTGCGCGAGGCGATCTACGCGCTGGTCACCGCCCGGCTCGCCGGCGGCCCGTACGACGAGAAGGCGCTCGCCCTGCTCAACGAGGCCGCCGGCCGGCCCCCGGCGGCCCCCCGGCTCACGCCCGAGGGCCGGTGGGTCGAGGCCACCCCCTGCCAGGCGCTGTCCACCGTCGCCCGGCACGCCATCGAGCTGCTGAGC includes:
- a CDS encoding ChbG/HpnK family deacetylase translates to MTRRLVITADDLGREPGSTDVILALLAEGNVSATTLICVSPDAGRAAARARELGVLPRLHVTLTSERDVPRWRPLGGPASLADPDGTLSDDPWVLGARGEAGDVIAEAGAQLRWMRERGLAPVAADSHAGTLYGLHGRSWLGGTLAWCARHGLAFRLPRDPEPYFGGPLPPELAAAHAAAVAQADALGVAIPRTIATNRRTAHDLGSYERLRDDYLRRLAALPEGTSELFLHPSREDAVAGPDGVVRSWETRLLRDPVWHRALEKEEIEVVPGWWP
- a CDS encoding Ohr family peroxiredoxin; translated protein: MAVTYTGVVTVTGEGRNGGRAAADDGLLDTTLAIPKEFGGAGGATNPEQLLAAGWGACFLGAVRRAAAERGVRLTSTAVTVEVTLTHGDDGEFGLGAVLNLELGGVDERTAAELGEAAHRICPYSKATRGNIPVTVRASAA
- a CDS encoding molybdopterin-dependent oxidoreductase, translating into MTDRHDPARGGPPLARRVLLATLGAGAAALAAAPVLRGGWESAVAAISRNDPTGLSGLLPGPGGFRYFSVAGSVPERTAADYRLEIGGLVERPRAYTLADLRALPQTRVVGDVTCTDGWQVPGAAFSGVLLSHLLDRAGVRAQGGAVRFTCFDGVYSESLTLDQARRPDVLVALDLMDAPLGHDRGGPVRLYVAPMYFYKSAKWLSGITVTEQVVPGYWEEYGYDVDGWLDRRA
- a CDS encoding cytochrome b/b6 domain-containing protein — translated: MTSTAGSTGAPEPLLRRFTRAERLVHRATAGLMLLCGASAACLYVTPLAELVGRRHLVMVAHQWSGLLLPVPLLLGLASRALRADLGRLNRLAPYDREWLRGLRGGGRGPRPAGKFNAGQKIWAGWIAGAVPVMAGTGLLMWFGGLLPWIPRRDAILVHDLTALAIAVVVAGHVRLALRDPGARRGMRTGWVTRRWARRHHPRWADPPVTDPTATDPTATEPTATEPTATGPDGRAGP
- a CDS encoding CGNR zinc finger domain-containing protein gives rise to the protein MKHVFLCGNPALDLACTLRARRTERVETLDAPGRLDAWYVESAVADTLTPCGEADLAQAVAVREAIYALVTARLAGGPYDEKALALLNEAAGRPPAAPRLTPEGRWVEATPCQALSTVARHAIELLSGPDVPLMKECANPECTKIFIDRSRGGRREWCGMESCGNKVKAAAYRARRKARPAAAR